GAATTCCACGCCGTGTTCGGCTCGTACGCCTTCGGGGAGCCCCGGCCCACGGGCACGTTCACGGATCTGGGGCCGCTGTTCGGGATGTAACGGAGGGCGGGACCGGAGGGAATCCCCCGGCCCCGCCGTGTGGCTCGCTGCTTACTGGCTCTGAGCGGCCGGGAAGGCGAAGGCCTTCAGATCGACCGTGACGGTGCGCGTCTGGCCGCCGCGGACCACTGTGAGCTGCACACTGTCCCCGATCTGCTTGCCGATGATCGCGCGGCGCAGGTCGTCCCCGGCCGAGATCGCCTGACCGTCGATGGCAGTGATGATGTCGCCGTCGGTGGAGATGGCGTTCGGCTGATCCTGGCTGGCGGCGCCCACGCTCAGGGCGTTGTTGCTGCCGCCCTTGAGGCCCGCGGCGGCGGCCGGACTGTTCGGCGCGACCTGCTGGATCAGGGCGCCGCTGGCCGGAAGCTTGGCCTGGGTGCGCTGCGCGGAGGTCAGGCCGCTGAGGTCCGTGAACTGGATGCCCAGGGTGGGCGTCTGGAGCACGCCCCCCTTGCCCGCCTGGAGCTGCGGCAGGAGCTTCTTGACCGTGTTCACGGGAATCGCGAAGCCCACACCGGCGCTCTGCCCGGCGCCGCCGGTGAGGATCTGGGTGTTCACGCCGATCACCTGACCGCTGGAGTTCAGCAGCGGTCCGCCGGAGTTCCCGGGGTTGATGGCGGCGTCCGTCTGGATCACGCTCTGCTCGACCTGCTTGGTGCCGACCGGCACGGTGCGTTCCAGTGAGGAGATGATGCCCTCGGACACGCTGAAGTCCAGGTTGAAGGGCGCGCCCATGGCGATGGCCTTGAGCCCCACGTCGAGCTGGTCGCTGTCGCCCAGCGGAATGGGCTGGATGGCCGATGCCGGCACGCCCTCGGCACGGATCAGCGCGAGGTCGAAGTCCGGGGCGCGGGCGATGACCTTCGCCTTGTACGTGGTCTTGGAGCCGTGCAGGCGGATGGTGATCTCGCTGGCGCCCTCGACCACGTGGTTGTTCGTGATGATGTCACCCTGCGCGTTCACGAAAAAACCGCTGCCGGTGCCGGTCTGCGGCTGGCCGTCGTCCGGCGTGCCGAAGCCGAAGGGCAGCTGCTGCTGGAGCCGCTGGCGCAGCTGGGCCTGCGGGGTGCTGTCGGCGCCCTCGGTCACGCTGATGTACACCAGCCCGTTCTGGCGGGCCTTCACCACGTTCACGGTGTTCGCCTCGGACTCGGTGCGGGCACGGCCGCCGTCGTAGGTGGCGGGGCTGGTGGGGGTGCTCTGCGCGAGCGCCGGGACCATCTCGCCCTGGGCCGCAGGCGTGGTGGCCGTGACGTTCTGCGCGGCGATGTGTTCGTTGACCTGAAAACCGGCGAAGGCGCCCACAGCAAGCGTGCCCGTCAGCGCCAGGATCGAGAGGGGTCGGTTCATGGGTGTGAGTGTGCCCGTGTGCGGTTACACGACGGTTAAAGAGCGCCCATGACGCCTTCAGCGTGACCGGGCATGGCCCGGGGCACACCACATCAACGCCCCACCCTGGACTACATGGCCAGGGTGGGGCGCGGGCAGAACCTTACTTCTTGCGCTTGCCGCCGCCGGCGGGTTTCTTGGCAGCGCTGCCGCCCCCGCCGTGGGTGCGTTCCTTGGCGTCCCGCATGAACGAGCGCAGCTTGGCCTCGAACTGGGGGCTCTGGCGGCCGATCGCGCGGGGGCGCGGCACTTCCTCGGGCTCTTCCAGCAGCTCCTTGATGGACAGGTCGAGTCGGCCTCGCTCGTCCCGGCCCAGCACCTTCACCTCGATGTTCTCGCCCTCACGGACGTGATCATGGATGTTCCGGACGAAGGAGTGAGCGATCTGCGAGATGTGCACCAGGCCCGTCTCGCCGTTCTCGAACTGGATGAACGCGCCGAAGTCCGTGACGCGCGTCACGCGGCCCTCTGCGACCGCGCCGGAATCAAGCTGCACCAAAGGAGGTCTCCTCGAAAAGCATGAGACCTATGGTACACCATGACCGGCCCCCGCGCAGAAGAGCCGGGTGTGGGGCGTGAAGCCGCGCCCAGGGCCGATCCGCTGCCGGAATGCGGCGCGGGCGGGTAGCATGCCGTCATGTTGGAGCTGCTGTCAATCATGCGCCGCCTGCGCGGCCCCGGAGGCTGCCCGTGGGACCAGGAGCAGACCCACGACTCGCTGCGTCCCTACCTGCTGGAGGAAGCGGCCGAGGCCGTGGACGCCGTCACTGCCGGCGACCGCGCAGAACTGGCCGCCGAGCTGGGGGATGTGCTGCTGCAGGTGGCCTTCCACAGCGTGATCGCCGAGGAGGAGGGCGCCTTCACGTACGCCGACGTGGAGCGGGCCATCGTGGACAAGCTCGTGCGGCGGCACCCGCACGTGTTCGCAGACGTGAACGTGCGGGACAGCGGCGAGGTGGTGAGCAACTGGCAGGCGATCAAGGTGGCCGAGCGCGGTGGCCGCCCGCGCCGCCCGGCCGACAGCGTCCCCAGAGGCCTCGGCGCGCTGGCCCGCGAGGCGCAGACACAGCACCTGGCCCGGCACCGGAGCGACCGGGCCGCGCTGGAACACAGTGTGAGCAGTGCGCCCGACTCGGCCGAGGGCGTGGCGCAGGTGTTGGAGGCGGCCGTCGCGTGGGCCCGCGCACACGGCGTCGATGCGGAACTGGCCCTGCGCGAGCACACCCAGCGGCGTCTGGACGCCCTCGCTCCACAGGACGCCGAATGACGCGCGCCGACGTGCGGGAGCAGCGTCGTGGCTGAGGAGCCCGCGCCAGACCCGCTGGATGAGGTGCTGGACGACCCGTGGCGGCTCTGGCTCTCCGGCCGCGAGCGCTCGGCGCTGCATCTGCCGACCTACCGGCGCGCGGCGGTGCTGGTCGGCCTGACGCGGGAACACGACCCGCGCGTGCTGCTCACCGTCCGCTCGGCCGATCTGCCCACCCACAAGGGGCAGATCAGCTTTCCCGGCGGCAGCCTGGAACCCGGCGAGACGCCGGTGCAGGCCGCACTACGAGAAGCATGGGAGGAGGTCGGCCTGGACCCGGCGGCGGTGGAGGTGCTGGGAGAACTGGACGACGTGTTCACCCCCATCGGCTTTCACGTCACGCCGGTCCTGGCCCGGCTGCCGGCCCGCCCGGAGCTGCGGCTGTCCGCCGAGGTCGTGAAGCTGCTCATGCCCACGTTGGGCACGCTGCGCGCCACCGTGCCGCGCGAGGACGACCGCGCCCTGCC
This region of Deinococcus metalli genomic DNA includes:
- a CDS encoding S1C family serine protease, whose amino-acid sequence is MNRPLSILALTGTLAVGAFAGFQVNEHIAAQNVTATTPAAQGEMVPALAQSTPTSPATYDGGRARTESEANTVNVVKARQNGLVYISVTEGADSTPQAQLRQRLQQQLPFGFGTPDDGQPQTGTGSGFFVNAQGDIITNNHVVEGASEITIRLHGSKTTYKAKVIARAPDFDLALIRAEGVPASAIQPIPLGDSDQLDVGLKAIAMGAPFNLDFSVSEGIISSLERTVPVGTKQVEQSVIQTDAAINPGNSGGPLLNSSGQVIGVNTQILTGGAGQSAGVGFAIPVNTVKKLLPQLQAGKGGVLQTPTLGIQFTDLSGLTSAQRTQAKLPASGALIQQVAPNSPAAAAGLKGGSNNALSVGAASQDQPNAISTDGDIITAIDGQAISAGDDLRRAIIGKQIGDSVQLTVVRGGQTRTVTVDLKAFAFPAAQSQ
- a CDS encoding S1 RNA-binding domain-containing protein, with translation MVQLDSGAVAEGRVTRVTDFGAFIQFENGETGLVHISQIAHSFVRNIHDHVREGENIEVKVLGRDERGRLDLSIKELLEEPEEVPRPRAIGRQSPQFEAKLRSFMRDAKERTHGGGGSAAKKPAGGGKRKK
- a CDS encoding MazG family protein → MLELLSIMRRLRGPGGCPWDQEQTHDSLRPYLLEEAAEAVDAVTAGDRAELAAELGDVLLQVAFHSVIAEEEGAFTYADVERAIVDKLVRRHPHVFADVNVRDSGEVVSNWQAIKVAERGGRPRRPADSVPRGLGALAREAQTQHLARHRSDRAALEHSVSSAPDSAEGVAQVLEAAVAWARAHGVDAELALREHTQRRLDALAPQDAE
- a CDS encoding NUDIX hydrolase → MAEEPAPDPLDEVLDDPWRLWLSGRERSALHLPTYRRAAVLVGLTREHDPRVLLTVRSADLPTHKGQISFPGGSLEPGETPVQAALREAWEEVGLDPAAVEVLGELDDVFTPIGFHVTPVLARLPARPELRLSAEVVKLLMPTLGTLRATVPREDDRALPDGRMVTLYTYPWEGHDIWGMTARVLHDLLTGGPS